The following coding sequences lie in one Haladaptatus sp. DJG-WS-42 genomic window:
- a CDS encoding SDR family oxidoreductase has translation MDFGIAGDSALLTASSSGLGLASAIALAEEGANVAICGRDEARLKDAEKRVDQAGRGDVLAVEADITDPDHVEAFVEQTVAEFGGLDHVVTSAGGPPSGPFLDTLERDWYKAYDLLVMSAVWTAKAAQPHLETSGAGTFVAITSLSVREPVEGLVLSNSVRSAVIGLVKTLSREFAPEIRVNAVLPGAHETARFTELLEQGVARGELADYEEGLRNWAEDIPLNRIGDPRELGDVVAFLSSERSSYVTGVSLPIDGGKLRS, from the coding sequence ATGGACTTTGGAATTGCTGGGGATAGCGCGCTCCTAACGGCGAGTTCGAGTGGCCTTGGACTGGCGAGTGCCATCGCCCTCGCAGAGGAGGGTGCGAACGTCGCCATCTGTGGCCGGGACGAAGCCCGCCTCAAAGACGCAGAAAAGCGGGTCGACCAAGCGGGGCGCGGAGACGTGCTCGCCGTCGAAGCCGACATCACCGACCCAGACCACGTCGAAGCGTTCGTTGAGCAGACCGTCGCCGAGTTCGGCGGCCTCGACCACGTCGTCACGTCCGCAGGTGGCCCACCCTCTGGCCCGTTTCTCGACACGCTCGAACGCGACTGGTACAAAGCCTACGACCTGTTGGTGATGAGTGCCGTCTGGACGGCGAAAGCCGCCCAGCCACACCTCGAAACGAGCGGTGCGGGCACCTTCGTCGCCATCACCTCGCTTAGCGTCCGCGAACCGGTCGAAGGCCTCGTGCTCTCGAACTCGGTCAGAAGCGCGGTCATCGGCCTCGTCAAGACGCTTTCGCGCGAGTTCGCCCCTGAGATTCGCGTGAACGCCGTCCTCCCCGGCGCACACGAGACGGCGCGCTTTACCGAACTCTTAGAACAGGGCGTTGCCCGCGGCGAGCTCGCGGACTACGAAGAAGGACTCAGGAATTGGGCCGAAGACATCCCTCTCAACCGAATCGGCGACCCACGAGAGTTGGGCGACGTAGTTGCCTTTCTCTCCAGTGAGCGGTCGAGCTACGTGACCGGCGTCTCCCTGCCAATCGACGGTGGCAAACTCCGGAGTTAG
- a CDS encoding mannose-1-phosphate guanylyltransferase, with protein MTRPLVALVLAGGTGTRLYPASRSHRPKQFLDFGDGSLLAQTVDRLSFADERYVLTREAFADEIRDHAPEAAVLTEPEPKDTGPALVYAAARIREQVGDCVLFCVPSDHHITGDFAETANTAARVAAETGSLVTIGIKPTRPATGYGYIEPGAAHGDYFDVASFHEKPDAETATKYVEDGFLWNAGMFAWTPEALLREAADTPLAPLVDNPHDFDAVEPVSIDYAVLERTTRATVVPATFEWDDLGAWDALGRILDSDEDGNAVFGDVSVVDTTDSVVVTDDAHVSVVGVSDLVVVSFDNRVLVVPKAKAQAVRALVSQLKAAGRF; from the coding sequence ATGACTCGGCCCCTCGTCGCGCTCGTCCTCGCCGGCGGCACCGGCACGCGCCTCTACCCCGCAAGCCGGAGCCACCGTCCCAAACAGTTTCTCGACTTCGGCGACGGCTCACTGCTCGCCCAGACCGTCGACCGCCTCTCGTTTGCCGACGAACGCTACGTCCTCACCCGCGAGGCGTTCGCAGACGAGATTCGCGACCACGCTCCCGAGGCTGCCGTCCTCACCGAACCAGAACCCAAAGACACCGGCCCCGCGCTCGTCTACGCCGCTGCGCGCATCCGCGAACAGGTCGGCGACTGTGTGCTTTTTTGCGTCCCGAGCGACCACCACATCACCGGCGATTTTGCAGAAACCGCGAACACAGCCGCTCGCGTCGCCGCCGAAACCGGGTCGCTCGTCACCATCGGTATCAAGCCAACGCGCCCGGCCACCGGCTACGGCTACATCGAACCGGGCGCAGCCCACGGCGATTACTTCGACGTCGCCTCGTTTCACGAAAAACCGGATGCGGAAACAGCGACAAAGTACGTTGAAGACGGTTTTCTCTGGAACGCCGGGATGTTCGCGTGGACGCCCGAGGCACTGCTCCGCGAAGCCGCAGACACACCGCTCGCTCCTTTGGTTGACAACCCACACGACTTCGACGCCGTCGAGCCGGTGAGCATCGACTACGCCGTGCTCGAACGGACGACCCGTGCGACCGTCGTGCCGGCAACCTTCGAGTGGGACGACTTGGGCGCGTGGGACGCGCTTGGTCGGATTCTCGACTCTGACGAAGATGGCAACGCCGTGTTCGGGGACGTGTCGGTGGTCGATACCACGGATTCGGTCGTCGTCACGGACGATGCACACGTGAGCGTCGTCGGCGTTTCGGACCTCGTGGTGGTTTCGTTCGACAATCGCGTACTCGTCGTGCCGAAAGCAAAAGCGCAGGCAGTACGAGCCCTCGTCTCGCAACTCAAAGCAGCGGGCCGCTTCTAA
- a CDS encoding MFS transporter, giving the protein MAARSRRTISIVFAVVFLDLLGFGIIIPILPFYVRAFGANELVIGLLAASYSAMQFMFAPILGQLSDRRGRRPVILLSVLGSAIAWTLFGLAEGLFLLFVSRMLAGAMGGNIAAAQAYVADVTPPEERAKSLGLLGAAFGLGFIFGPGIGAVFTFEVVVNFFQNLIPWVAINQFSLPSFVAAFLALLNFLVAYRFLPESRELADTPSVYESQLAQLKSAITNENVRGLLIAFFLISFAFSGVQIMFIPFVADIYGYTESQSALLLTYIGVLGVLVQGVLIGRLTKRYTESRLAVAGTALLTISLFGIPAAPLVGELLFPSLTSVAPFLTEQLLGLLAVLAVLSLGNGVVNVTLTTLVSQNASADRQGSALGLTQGSGSLARTFGPVLMGGIYAAIGYWSPFALGGLLLLPVLVIGLQLARNDEKNNPTVSESDLTH; this is encoded by the coding sequence ATGGCTGCTCGCTCTCGGCGCACCATCAGCATCGTCTTTGCGGTGGTCTTTCTCGACTTGCTTGGCTTTGGTATCATCATCCCCATCCTGCCGTTTTACGTCCGCGCGTTTGGCGCAAACGAACTCGTCATTGGCCTCCTTGCGGCCTCCTATTCGGCGATGCAGTTCATGTTCGCGCCCATCCTTGGCCAACTCTCAGACCGCCGCGGCCGGCGGCCGGTCATCCTCCTCTCGGTGCTCGGGAGCGCCATCGCGTGGACACTGTTCGGCCTCGCAGAAGGCCTCTTTCTATTATTTGTTTCGCGTATGCTCGCGGGCGCGATGGGCGGGAACATCGCCGCTGCCCAAGCCTACGTCGCGGACGTGACACCGCCCGAGGAGCGTGCAAAGAGCCTCGGGCTCCTTGGCGCGGCGTTCGGTCTCGGCTTCATCTTCGGTCCCGGAATCGGCGCGGTGTTCACCTTTGAGGTCGTCGTGAACTTCTTCCAGAACCTCATCCCGTGGGTCGCCATCAACCAGTTTTCGCTCCCGAGTTTCGTCGCGGCGTTTCTCGCCCTCCTCAACTTCCTCGTTGCCTACCGCTTTCTCCCCGAATCGCGCGAACTCGCCGATACGCCGAGCGTCTACGAATCGCAGCTCGCACAGCTCAAAAGCGCCATCACCAACGAGAACGTGCGCGGCCTGCTCATCGCGTTTTTCCTCATCTCGTTTGCGTTTTCGGGGGTCCAAATCATGTTCATCCCCTTTGTCGCGGACATCTACGGGTACACGGAGTCACAAAGCGCCCTCCTGCTCACCTACATCGGCGTGCTCGGCGTCCTCGTCCAAGGCGTGCTCATCGGCCGGTTGACCAAACGCTACACCGAGAGCCGGCTGGCGGTCGCGGGAACCGCCCTGCTCACGATTTCCCTGTTCGGGATTCCGGCCGCGCCGCTCGTTGGCGAACTGTTGTTCCCAAGTCTCACCAGCGTCGCGCCGTTTCTAACCGAGCAACTGCTTGGCCTGCTTGCGGTGCTCGCAGTCCTCTCGCTCGGCAACGGCGTCGTCAACGTCACGCTCACGACGCTCGTCTCGCAGAACGCGAGCGCAGACCGGCAAGGAAGCGCGCTCGGACTGACTCAAGGCTCGGGGAGTCTCGCACGCACGTTCGGCCCCGTTTTGATGGGGGGTATCTACGCCGCGATTGGCTACTGGTCGCCGTTCGCCCTCGGTGGACTTCTGTTGCTCCCGGTGCTTGTCATTGGCCTCCAGCTTGCGCGAAACGATGAGAAGAACAACCCGACGGTGAGCGAATCAGACCTCACCCACTAG
- a CDS encoding Tfx family DNA-binding protein, translating into MSDDPTLDVDALLDRIGFDPDTSILTRRQAEVLALREQGEAQATIADLLGTSRANVSSIESSARSNIEKARETVAFAETLRAPVQITVDAGTDLYDVPAQVYGACDDAGVKVGHTAPELMKVVGDEAGDAVTGRQVVKALLIGVTHEGVVRVRRAEQS; encoded by the coding sequence ATGAGCGACGACCCAACACTCGACGTTGACGCGCTGCTCGACCGCATTGGATTCGACCCCGACACGAGCATTCTCACCCGACGGCAAGCGGAGGTGCTCGCACTCCGCGAACAGGGCGAAGCCCAAGCCACCATCGCAGACCTTCTTGGCACGTCGAGGGCGAACGTCTCAAGCATCGAATCGAGCGCGCGGTCGAACATCGAAAAAGCCCGCGAAACCGTCGCGTTCGCCGAGACGCTCCGTGCGCCGGTACAGATTACCGTCGACGCCGGAACCGACCTCTACGACGTGCCCGCCCAAGTGTACGGCGCGTGCGACGACGCGGGCGTGAAAGTCGGCCACACCGCCCCCGAACTGATGAAAGTCGTCGGCGACGAGGCGGGCGACGCCGTGACCGGCCGACAGGTGGTCAAAGCCCTCCTGATTGGCGTGACCCACGAAGGCGTGGTTCGGGTGCGCCGCGCCGAGCAGTCATAG
- a CDS encoding TRAM domain-containing protein: MPDCPLADECPKFSEHIQGMGCQHYGDKGGAEWCSHYNQPIRDLKSQPVKIGEEVVVDVTDIHESGAGVGRTEDGFIIFVDGVLPDARARVKITKVRSNHARADPLERLPMEPEEEADEANAEDDEAGGYSKPKRPERLGSRDNFWGS, encoded by the coding sequence ATGCCCGACTGTCCACTCGCGGATGAATGCCCCAAGTTCAGTGAACACATCCAGGGGATGGGGTGCCAGCACTACGGGGACAAAGGCGGGGCTGAGTGGTGTAGCCACTACAATCAGCCAATCCGCGATCTGAAGTCACAGCCGGTGAAAATCGGCGAAGAAGTCGTCGTTGACGTTACCGACATCCACGAGAGTGGGGCCGGAGTGGGCCGGACCGAGGACGGATTCATCATTTTCGTAGACGGCGTGCTCCCCGACGCCCGCGCACGCGTGAAGATTACGAAGGTACGGTCGAATCACGCTCGTGCAGACCCACTCGAGCGGCTCCCAATGGAGCCGGAAGAAGAAGCCGACGAAGCGAACGCTGAAGACGACGAAGCGGGCGGCTACAGCAAGCCAAAACGCCCCGAGCGTCTTGGCAGCCGCGACAATTTCTGGGGCAGCTAG
- a CDS encoding ATP-binding protein: MSMNVNASGFIIAAIGFFLTRFTVTLALYESPVQFYLSGVLPLTLGLGLAAFGVALAVADIEPSLVRTTARWCVIGAGTMLILVSLTLLGTAVDGIPTVTMIRSQAYLSNFLIGGSVGGTLTGLYAARTRRQRGELQQHTNRLVILNRLLRHEILNSVTVIRGYASLSRDEHAGTGKVIEKRLTAIEQTIDQVKYLTRRAGQNDGSRKLIKIEDTIQQSVEEVSSRHSGAAISIESIPETAKVVADEQLAQVFTHLLENALIHGRDETPTVEVTVTRTSVRVSVKDNGPGLPESQQALLETPDIEEFDDPTAGFGLKIVRLLVENYRGTLETESGASGTTVTVVLPRANAETIGLQPTRTDVDTVRPTIQHMLVTLGASVVAGVFFGIAAMALGRSVAGIGVFYGAVNPVIGWLTHEFHSIVFGFIFVNLVSMAPERYRTSVLAYVAIGAVWGLVLWVGASGIIAPIWLQLLGIPAPIPNLTFWSFVTHLVWGISLGALTAWGYKYLAARDDTSR; this comes from the coding sequence ATGTCGATGAATGTGAATGCGAGTGGGTTCATCATCGCTGCCATTGGGTTCTTTCTCACTCGATTTACCGTCACACTCGCACTCTACGAGAGCCCAGTCCAATTCTACCTCTCGGGCGTTCTTCCACTGACGCTCGGCCTTGGGTTGGCCGCGTTCGGTGTGGCGCTGGCCGTCGCTGACATCGAACCGTCGCTGGTTCGGACGACGGCGCGCTGGTGTGTCATCGGAGCTGGAACGATGTTGATTCTCGTCTCCCTGACGCTGTTAGGCACTGCCGTCGATGGCATACCGACCGTGACGATGATTCGCTCGCAAGCGTACCTGTCGAACTTTCTTATTGGGGGGAGCGTTGGGGGGACACTCACTGGCTTGTACGCGGCACGAACCCGCCGACAGCGCGGAGAGCTGCAACAGCACACCAACCGTCTCGTGATACTCAACCGCCTCCTCCGCCACGAGATACTCAATTCGGTGACGGTGATTCGTGGGTACGCATCGTTGAGCCGTGACGAGCATGCGGGGACCGGGAAGGTTATCGAAAAGCGGCTGACTGCTATCGAGCAGACGATAGACCAAGTGAAATATCTCACCCGCCGAGCAGGGCAGAACGATGGGTCCAGAAAGCTCATCAAAATCGAAGATACCATCCAGCAAAGCGTCGAGGAGGTATCCAGCCGTCATTCCGGAGCCGCAATTTCCATCGAGTCGATTCCCGAGACTGCGAAGGTGGTGGCAGACGAACAACTCGCGCAGGTTTTCACGCATCTCCTTGAGAACGCACTCATTCACGGACGCGACGAGACCCCAACCGTTGAGGTGACGGTGACACGAACCAGCGTCCGGGTGTCCGTAAAAGACAATGGGCCCGGGCTTCCTGAGAGTCAACAGGCACTGCTTGAAACGCCCGACATCGAAGAGTTCGACGACCCGACGGCCGGATTTGGGCTGAAAATCGTTCGGCTCCTCGTTGAGAACTATCGGGGAACACTCGAGACCGAGAGTGGAGCGAGTGGAACGACGGTGACCGTCGTCCTCCCACGAGCCAACGCAGAAACCATAGGACTGCAACCCACCCGAACGGACGTGGACACCGTGCGCCCGACCATCCAGCACATGCTCGTTACGCTCGGGGCGTCGGTCGTTGCGGGTGTGTTCTTCGGTATCGCGGCGATGGCGCTCGGTCGGTCGGTTGCAGGCATCGGCGTCTTTTACGGGGCGGTGAATCCCGTCATCGGCTGGCTCACTCACGAGTTTCACAGCATCGTCTTCGGGTTCATCTTCGTCAACCTGGTCTCGATGGCTCCGGAACGCTATCGAACCAGCGTCCTTGCCTACGTCGCCATCGGGGCGGTCTGGGGGCTTGTCCTCTGGGTTGGCGCGTCCGGGATCATCGCGCCGATTTGGTTGCAACTCCTCGGTATCCCGGCGCCGATTCCGAATCTCACGTTCTGGTCATTCGTGACGCATCTCGTCTGGGGGATTTCGCTGGGTGCGCTCACCGCGTGGGGATACAAGTACCTCGCCGCACGGGATGACACGAGTCGGTAA
- a CDS encoding DUF373 family protein, translating into MLLVLCIDLDDDLGRKTGLQTPVIGRDAVEAAAVALATADPEDSDVNVLFEGIHILDTIEDETVEVAAVTGLEGSDIAANRKVGEEVDTVLASLSTGEDVRALVVTDGAQDESVIPVIRSRVRIDGVRRVIVRQAQDLESMYYTIKQVLNDPETRGTILVPLGILLLIYPLAIIADSLNLPGSVFGVTSGLIGLYVLFRGLGLEEAIDRWADRLRRGLYAGRVTLIAYVVAGTLLLIGGVSGMEMLNRIEATTPGGQPNALYVIAALLYGAVRWFAAAGITTSLGRVTDEYLDSTFKWRYLNAPFYVLAIAIVLHAVSAYFLGLVTLSFLAAALTGGTLLALASTLAFAVAETHFARPVEA; encoded by the coding sequence ATGCTGCTCGTGTTGTGCATTGACTTGGACGACGACCTCGGCCGAAAGACGGGGCTTCAGACCCCGGTTATCGGCAGAGACGCCGTCGAAGCCGCCGCGGTTGCACTCGCCACGGCAGACCCCGAGGACTCGGACGTGAACGTCCTGTTCGAGGGCATTCACATCCTCGACACCATCGAAGACGAGACCGTCGAAGTCGCCGCCGTCACCGGCCTTGAAGGAAGCGACATCGCCGCAAATCGGAAGGTTGGTGAGGAAGTCGATACCGTCCTCGCAAGTCTCTCGACCGGCGAAGACGTCCGCGCGCTCGTCGTCACCGACGGCGCACAGGACGAGTCGGTGATTCCCGTCATCCGCTCGCGGGTTCGCATCGACGGCGTCCGCCGGGTCATCGTCCGCCAAGCACAGGACTTAGAGTCGATGTACTACACCATCAAGCAGGTGCTGAACGACCCCGAAACCCGGGGGACGATTCTCGTCCCGCTTGGAATCCTCCTGCTCATCTACCCACTTGCCATCATCGCCGATTCGCTCAACCTGCCGGGGTCGGTGTTCGGGGTGACCTCCGGCCTCATCGGCCTCTACGTCCTGTTTCGCGGCCTCGGGTTGGAGGAGGCAATCGACCGCTGGGCAGACCGCCTCCGTCGCGGCCTCTATGCCGGGCGCGTCACGCTCATCGCCTACGTCGTCGCGGGCACCCTCCTCCTCATCGGCGGGGTGAGCGGGATGGAGATGTTAAACCGCATTGAGGCGACGACGCCCGGCGGTCAACCGAACGCCCTCTACGTCATCGCGGCGCTCCTCTACGGTGCAGTCCGGTGGTTCGCCGCCGCGGGCATCACGACGAGTTTGGGGCGCGTGACCGACGAGTACCTCGATTCGACGTTCAAGTGGCGCTACCTGAACGCGCCGTTTTACGTCCTCGCCATCGCCATCGTCCTCCACGCCGTGAGCGCCTACTTCCTCGGCCTCGTCACGCTCTCATTTCTCGCGGCGGCACTCACCGGTGGGACGCTGCTGGCGCTCGCCTCGACGCTCGCCTTCGCGGTAGCAGAAACCCACTTCGCCCGCCCCGTCGAAGCCTGA
- a CDS encoding GrpB family protein: MSLGLRRGTVSLHPHDPAWLEAFSIAARELRSIIGDEIDRIEHVGSTAIPDLPAKPILDVVVVVADLERAEALVPKIQSLGYEFKPDDPLAGRLFFVRGPEETRTHHLAVVEAGSESLTEYVAFRDALLAAPALVEEYADLKRALAKQYADDRETYAEKKSVFIQSVLESTG; this comes from the coding sequence ATGAGCCTCGGCCTGCGCCGTGGAACTGTCTCCCTCCACCCCCACGACCCGGCGTGGCTGGAGGCGTTTTCGATAGCCGCCCGCGAGTTACGCTCGATTATCGGCGACGAAATCGACCGCATCGAACACGTCGGCAGTACCGCAATACCCGACCTTCCTGCGAAACCCATTCTCGACGTGGTCGTGGTCGTTGCTGATTTGGAGCGTGCCGAAGCGTTGGTGCCAAAAATCCAGAGCCTCGGCTACGAGTTCAAGCCCGATGACCCACTCGCTGGCCGCCTGTTTTTCGTCCGCGGACCAGAGGAAACGCGCACCCACCACCTCGCGGTGGTCGAAGCCGGGAGCGAGTCGCTCACAGAGTATGTCGCATTTCGAGATGCGTTGCTCGCAGCCCCGGCGTTAGTCGAGGAGTACGCAGACCTGAAACGAGCCCTCGCAAAACAATACGCAGACGACCGCGAGACGTACGCGGAAAAGAAGTCTGTGTTCATTCAATCGGTGCTCGAATCGACGGGCTAA
- a CDS encoding radical SAM protein, which produces MISKGCEQCAKGGKMVLFVYGYCDQRDCFYCPLGENRKNVTQVYANERQVESDEDIITEAKRMDALGTSITGGEPQEAMDKTCRYLRLLKDEFGEDHHTHLYTGITGGRENMRRLAEAGLDEIRFHPPYELWGDMHGTEWEEILYIAREEGLTPAFEIPGIRAEREFIEFLDEGAADFCNINEFEMSEGNYERMQAEGYELREGHMSAVEGSHDILEEMAAHPKVYFCTSVFKDAAQHRNRLKRMAKNLRREFDDVTDDGTLVYGKTWITPAELEALGVPEEFYTVKESHVEIAWWLLEEMVEDGDVEKGEIVEQYPTVDGTVVERTPLA; this is translated from the coding sequence ATGATTTCGAAGGGCTGCGAACAGTGCGCCAAGGGGGGCAAAATGGTGCTGTTCGTCTATGGATACTGTGACCAGCGAGACTGTTTCTACTGTCCGCTTGGGGAGAATCGCAAGAACGTGACCCAGGTGTACGCAAACGAGCGGCAGGTCGAGTCCGACGAAGACATCATCACCGAAGCAAAGCGGATGGACGCCCTCGGCACCTCGATTACCGGCGGCGAACCACAGGAAGCGATGGACAAGACGTGCCGGTACCTCCGCCTCCTGAAAGACGAGTTCGGCGAGGACCACCACACCCACCTGTACACTGGGATTACGGGCGGACGCGAGAACATGCGCCGGCTCGCAGAAGCCGGCTTAGACGAGATTCGCTTCCACCCGCCGTACGAGCTCTGGGGCGACATGCACGGCACCGAGTGGGAAGAAATCCTCTACATCGCCCGCGAAGAAGGCCTCACCCCCGCCTTCGAGATTCCGGGCATCCGCGCAGAACGCGAGTTCATCGAGTTCTTAGATGAGGGTGCGGCGGATTTCTGTAACATCAACGAGTTCGAGATGAGCGAGGGCAACTACGAGCGCATGCAGGCGGAAGGCTACGAACTCCGCGAAGGCCACATGAGCGCCGTCGAAGGCTCCCACGACATCTTAGAAGAAATGGCCGCCCACCCGAAGGTCTACTTCTGTACCTCGGTGTTCAAAGACGCCGCCCAGCACCGGAATCGCCTGAAACGCATGGCCAAGAACCTCCGCCGCGAGTTCGACGACGTGACCGACGACGGCACACTCGTCTACGGCAAGACGTGGATTACGCCCGCAGAACTCGAAGCCCTCGGCGTCCCCGAAGAGTTCTACACCGTCAAAGAGAGTCACGTCGAGATTGCGTGGTGGCTCTTAGAGGAGATGGTCGAAGACGGTGACGTGGAGAAAGGCGAGATAGTCGAGCAGTATCCAACGGTTGACGGGACTGTGGTTGAGCGGACGCCACTAGCGTAA